The nucleotide sequence GTCGACCGCGTCGCGCAGGGTGGCGTCGGGACGCACCGTGGTGGCGGGCGCCATCAGAGCTCGAGGTCGGCGGCGACGGCCCGCAGGACCTGCGCGACCTGGTTGCCGTGCTGCTTGTCCGGGTAGTGGCCGCGGCGCAGCGACTCCGAGAGCGAGTCGAGGAGCTTGATGACGTCCTCGACGATGACGACCATCTCGTCGGCCGGCTTGCGGTCGCGGACGCGGCGGTTGGTGGCCACCGAGGGCGCGGGGTCGAGGACGCGCACGGCCATCGCCTGGGCGCCGCGGCGGCCCTCGGCGATGCTGAACTCGATGCGCTGGCCCCCCTTGAGCCCCTGGACGTCGGAGGGCAGGGCGGACGCCGGGACGAACACGTCCCCCTCGCCGCCGTCGCCGGACACGAATCCGAAGCCCTTCTCGGCGTCGAAGAACTTCACCTTGCCAGTCGGCACGGTCCACCTCATCCATCGTCGTACGCGCGGGGCACCCGGGAGCGGGCACCGCAGCCAAGGCTAACCGCTGGGGCCGACACCGCGCTGCCGGGTTCTCGCGCCCCCGCCCGACCCCACGCGGATCGGGCGACCCGAGAACGCCGCGCCTCCCCCGACGACCGTTCCCGGGTGGAGCGCCGCCGTATCGGGTGACCCGATACTCAGGTGACGAGCGGGCGGGCCGGGGACGACCGGCGGACCGGGGCGGGCGGAGAACCCGGTCGCCCGGTGTCGGCGGCTCGTGGGAGCGTGTCCCGGTGCCCGAGCCCGCCGCCTCCCCCGTCACCGACGACGCGCACCTCACGGTGCGCGGCTTCTGGGCGGCGCTGCCCCCGGCCGGGCGCTGGCTGCTGTCGACGACGGCCATCTCCACGCTCGGGCGGGGGATGACGCTGCCGTTCACCGCCATCTACATGCACGAGGTCCGCGGCGTCCCGCTGTCGGTCACCGGCCTGCTCATGGGGCTCATCGCCGGCGTGGCCGTCGTCGTCACCGCGCCCGTCGGCGTCATCACCGACCGGGTCGGCGCGCGCCCGGTCGTCATCGCCGGGCTGCTCGCGCAGGTCCTCGGCGCCCTCGTCATGGCCTTCGCGACGACCGTCACCGGCCTCACCGTCGCCGTCGTCCTCCTCGGCATCAGCTTCGGCGTCGGGTGGCCGTCGTTCAACGCGATGATCGCGAGCATCGTCGAGGGCCGCCTGCGCACGCAGTACTTCGGCATCAACTTCGCCCTGGTCAACCTCGGCATCGGCATCGGCGGCGTCGTCAGCGGCTTCCTCGCCGACGTCTCCCGCCCGGGCACCTTCAGCGCGATCTTCGTCGTCGACGCCGTCTGCGTCCTCGTCCCGATCGCCCTGCTGCTCGGCCCGCTGCGCTCCGTCGCGGGTCGTCCGCCGCCCCCGGCGCCGGGTGACGCCGCGGGCACCGGCTACCTCGCGATCCTCCGGCAGCCCGCGGTCCTCTGGCTCACGGCGCTCACCTTCCTCTCGAGCTTTGTCGGCTACGGCCAGATGGAGGCCGGCTTCCCGGCGTTCGCCCGCCAGGTCAGCGAGGTCTCGACCCGCACGATCGGCTTCGCCTTCGCGGCGAACACGGCCGTCATCGTGCTCATGCAGTTCCTCGTGCTGCGCCGCATCGACGGCCGCCGCCGCACGCGCGTCTTCCTCGGCCTC is from Arthrobacter sp. NEB 688 and encodes:
- a CDS encoding cold-shock protein, with the translated sequence MPTGKVKFFDAEKGFGFVSGDGGEGDVFVPASALPSDVQGLKGGQRIEFSIAEGRRGAQAMAVRVLDPAPSVATNRRVRDRKPADEMVVIVEDVIKLLDSLSESLRRGHYPDKQHGNQVAQVLRAVAADLEL
- a CDS encoding MFS transporter; protein product: MPEPAASPVTDDAHLTVRGFWAALPPAGRWLLSTTAISTLGRGMTLPFTAIYMHEVRGVPLSVTGLLMGLIAGVAVVVTAPVGVITDRVGARPVVIAGLLAQVLGALVMAFATTVTGLTVAVVLLGISFGVGWPSFNAMIASIVEGRLRTQYFGINFALVNLGIGIGGVVSGFLADVSRPGTFSAIFVVDAVCVLVPIALLLGPLRSVAGRPPPPAPGDAAGTGYLAILRQPAVLWLTALTFLSSFVGYGQMEAGFPAFARQVSEVSTRTIGFAFAANTAVIVLMQFLVLRRIDGRRRTRVFLGLVVLWALAWALLGATGLVAGTLAAATGVIVFHVFFGLGETLLQPTVPAIVNDLASDHDRGRYNAVSGMAFQVGAITAPIAAGWLLDRRLAGVFVAVLLVCLGSVAVLALALERRISPEVNGVRPR